The proteins below come from a single Timaviella obliquedivisa GSE-PSE-MK23-08B genomic window:
- a CDS encoding glutamate synthase subunit alpha yields the protein MSQDKRSNQESGAGYAGQRWLVEERDACGVGFIADQYGRKSHSLIVQALAALRCMEHRGGCCADQDSGDGAGVMTAIPWEMLAPWLEAKSLAVQPEQMGLGMFFLPAETVAAAIAREAVERVSQASGLKVLGWRVVPVNPEVLGVQAREYQPQIEQLIVQSTEVEGDDLDRLLYLVRKRTLTALAPLEVAHPQLRDFYVCSFSCRTVVYKGMVRSAVLAAFYDDLRDPAYQSIFAVYHRRFSTNTLPKWPLAHPMRLIAHNGEINTLVGNINWMVAREADLEHSIWGDRLGDLKPIVKMDSSDSANLDNVVDLMVRTGRSPLETLMILIPEAYKNQPDLANYPEITDFYEYYSGIQEPWDGPALVIFSDGKIVGATLDRNGLRPARYSITKDGFVLVSSEAGVVDLPEADIVEKGRLGPGQAIAVDLENHTILKNWQLKQQVASAHPYAQWLSVRQDLHNQPFPDAPQMDAGSLLRQQTAFGYTTEDVEMVIEDMAAQGKEPTFCMGDDIPLAVLSSRAHLLYDYFKQRFAQVTNPAIDPLRESLVMSLTSQLGGRGNLLETTKSEFAHLMKLDSPVLNDSELEQIRQSEFAIANLSTLFKISDGPSGLQRAVAELCQQATAAVRAGQEILILSDRLNHSGEPTSLSPEYSYTPPLLAVGAVHHHLIRQGLRMKASIVIDTAQCWSTHHFACLIGYGASAICPYLAWETVRHWWTSTKTQKMIEQGKISTSLTGAQYNYRKAIDGGLLKVLSKMGISLLSSYHGAQIFEAIGIGSDLLQLGFAGTVSRLGGLTVADLAQEVISIHSRAFPTLTGKKLENLGFFNYKPGGEYHMNNPEMSKALHKAVGEKSHDHYQLYQTLIANRPITALRDLLDFKGDRPSIPIEAVEPVEDIVKRFCTGAMSLGSLSREAHETLAIAMNRLGGKSNSGEGGEDPMRFKGFDDVDETGISQRFPHLKGLRNGDTASSAIKQVASGRFGVTPEYLMSGQQLEIKVSQGAKPGEGGQLPGSKVTPYIAMLRRSKPGVSLISPPPHHDIYSIEDMAQLIFDLHQINPMAKVSVKLVAEIGIGTVAAGVAKANADIIQISGHDGGTGASPLSSIKHAGVPWELGVTEVHRVLMENHLRSRVLLRADGGLKTGWDVVMAALMGAEEYGFGSVSMIAEGCIMARICHTNNCPVGVATQQEKLRQRFTGTPAHVVNFFYFVAEEVRSLLARLGYRSLPEIMGRADLLKVREGVTLTKTQALNLDCLTQLPDTRTDRSWLEHEAAHSNGAVLDDELLSDPEILAAIQNQGEVSKKYAVVNTDRSVGTRVSGAIAKQYGDNGFEGSLTFNFKGSIGQSFGAFILSGMTLNLEGEANDYVGKGMCGGVIAIKPLAEATYDPAANVIAGNTCLYGATGGSLFANGQVGERFAVRNSKAQAVIEGAGDHCCEYMTGGVIVVLGKAGRNVGAGMTGGLAYFLDEDGSFPTQVNPEIVKVQRVVSDAGAQQLKTLVQAHADHTDSPKAQLILANWSEYLPRFWQVVPPSEADSPEAKAEERVLTSAQ from the coding sequence GTGAGTCAAGATAAGCGAAGCAATCAGGAATCAGGGGCAGGATACGCGGGGCAGCGGTGGCTGGTGGAAGAGCGAGATGCCTGTGGAGTTGGCTTCATTGCTGACCAATATGGGCGTAAAAGTCACTCTCTGATTGTTCAAGCGCTGGCGGCGTTGAGATGTATGGAGCATCGGGGGGGATGCTGCGCTGACCAAGATTCGGGTGATGGCGCAGGGGTAATGACGGCAATTCCTTGGGAGATGCTGGCTCCTTGGCTGGAAGCAAAGAGCTTGGCAGTGCAGCCGGAACAGATGGGACTAGGAATGTTCTTCTTGCCAGCGGAAACAGTGGCAGCAGCGATCGCCCGTGAAGCCGTTGAGCGCGTGTCTCAAGCCAGTGGACTCAAGGTTTTAGGCTGGCGCGTTGTGCCCGTTAATCCAGAGGTGCTGGGGGTACAAGCCAGGGAATATCAGCCTCAAATCGAGCAGTTAATTGTGCAGTCTACCGAGGTAGAAGGGGATGACCTCGATCGCCTCCTTTACTTAGTGCGCAAACGAACTTTGACCGCGCTAGCTCCCTTGGAAGTTGCACATCCTCAGCTTCGAGACTTTTACGTTTGCTCGTTTTCTTGCCGCACGGTGGTTTATAAAGGCATGGTGCGATCGGCAGTGTTGGCGGCGTTTTATGACGATCTGCGCGATCCGGCTTACCAAAGTATTTTTGCCGTTTATCATCGCCGTTTTAGCACCAATACTTTGCCGAAGTGGCCGTTGGCGCACCCGATGCGCTTGATCGCTCACAATGGCGAAATCAATACCCTCGTGGGCAATATTAACTGGATGGTGGCGCGAGAAGCCGATTTGGAGCATTCCATTTGGGGCGATCGCCTAGGTGATCTGAAGCCGATCGTCAAAATGGACAGCAGCGATTCTGCTAACCTCGATAACGTTGTGGATTTGATGGTGCGGACAGGTCGTAGCCCCTTAGAAACGCTGATGATTTTGATTCCAGAGGCGTACAAAAATCAGCCTGACCTGGCAAATTATCCCGAAATCACTGATTTCTACGAGTACTACAGCGGCATTCAAGAACCGTGGGATGGCCCAGCCCTAGTAATCTTTAGTGATGGCAAAATTGTCGGAGCCACGTTAGACCGCAACGGCTTGCGTCCGGCGCGCTACAGCATTACTAAAGATGGCTTTGTGCTGGTGTCTTCTGAAGCTGGGGTGGTGGATTTACCCGAAGCCGACATTGTGGAGAAAGGACGGCTAGGCCCTGGACAGGCGATCGCCGTTGATTTAGAAAACCACACGATTCTCAAAAATTGGCAGCTTAAACAACAGGTTGCCAGCGCCCATCCTTACGCGCAGTGGCTCAGCGTGCGCCAAGATTTACACAATCAGCCGTTCCCCGATGCGCCCCAAATGGATGCAGGATCATTGCTGCGTCAACAAACCGCTTTCGGCTACACCACCGAAGACGTGGAAATGGTAATCGAAGACATGGCAGCCCAAGGGAAAGAGCCGACTTTTTGCATGGGCGATGATATTCCCCTAGCCGTGCTGTCGAGTCGAGCGCATTTGCTGTACGACTACTTTAAGCAGCGGTTTGCCCAGGTCACGAACCCGGCGATCGATCCGCTGCGAGAAAGCCTGGTGATGTCCCTCACTAGCCAACTGGGCGGACGGGGAAATCTGCTAGAGACGACAAAATCGGAGTTTGCTCATTTGATGAAGCTGGATTCGCCAGTGTTGAATGATAGCGAACTGGAGCAGATTCGGCAGTCGGAATTTGCGATCGCCAATCTTTCTACCCTCTTCAAAATTTCTGATGGCCCCAGCGGGTTACAACGGGCAGTTGCCGAGCTATGTCAGCAAGCAACCGCAGCAGTCCGAGCCGGACAAGAGATTTTGATTTTGAGCGATCGCCTAAACCATAGCGGCGAACCCACTAGCCTCAGCCCTGAATACAGCTACACTCCGCCTCTCTTGGCCGTTGGTGCAGTTCACCACCACCTGATCCGTCAAGGGCTGCGGATGAAAGCCTCCATCGTCATTGACACGGCGCAATGTTGGAGCACCCATCACTTCGCCTGTTTGATTGGCTATGGAGCCAGCGCCATTTGTCCGTACCTGGCTTGGGAAACCGTTCGCCATTGGTGGACTTCGACCAAGACCCAGAAAATGATTGAGCAGGGCAAGATTTCCACTAGCCTGACGGGGGCACAGTACAACTACCGCAAGGCGATCGATGGCGGTCTGCTGAAGGTATTGTCGAAAATGGGGATTTCCCTATTGTCGAGCTATCACGGAGCGCAAATTTTCGAGGCGATCGGGATTGGCTCGGATCTATTGCAACTGGGCTTTGCGGGGACGGTTTCACGGCTGGGCGGATTAACAGTGGCAGATTTAGCGCAGGAAGTGATCTCCATTCACAGCCGCGCATTCCCCACGCTAACGGGCAAAAAGCTAGAGAATCTGGGGTTCTTTAACTACAAGCCAGGGGGCGAGTACCACATGAACAACCCCGAAATGTCGAAGGCGTTGCATAAAGCAGTAGGCGAAAAAAGCCACGACCACTATCAGCTTTACCAAACCCTGATTGCTAATCGTCCGATCACGGCACTGCGCGATTTACTGGACTTCAAGGGCGATCGCCCCTCCATTCCTATCGAAGCAGTAGAGCCAGTAGAGGATATCGTCAAACGTTTCTGCACGGGGGCAATGTCATTAGGTTCGCTTTCCCGTGAGGCACATGAGACGCTGGCGATCGCTATGAACCGTTTGGGCGGCAAATCCAACTCTGGGGAAGGCGGCGAAGACCCGATGCGATTTAAAGGCTTTGATGATGTGGATGAAACCGGAATTTCCCAACGGTTCCCCCACCTCAAAGGCTTGCGCAACGGCGACACCGCTAGTTCTGCTATCAAGCAAGTGGCATCGGGTCGCTTTGGGGTCACGCCAGAATATTTGATGAGCGGTCAACAGCTCGAAATTAAAGTTTCTCAAGGAGCAAAACCCGGAGAAGGCGGACAGTTGCCAGGTAGTAAAGTTACGCCTTATATTGCCATGCTGCGGCGATCGAAGCCGGGCGTTTCGCTGATTTCGCCGCCGCCCCACCACGACATCTACTCCATTGAAGATATGGCGCAGTTAATTTTTGACCTGCACCAAATTAATCCGATGGCAAAGGTATCGGTGAAGCTGGTGGCAGAAATTGGCATTGGCACAGTCGCGGCTGGGGTTGCCAAGGCAAACGCCGATATCATTCAAATTTCGGGGCATGATGGCGGCACGGGGGCATCGCCTCTTAGCTCTATCAAGCACGCAGGCGTGCCTTGGGAATTGGGCGTGACAGAAGTGCATCGAGTGCTGATGGAAAACCATTTACGCAGCCGCGTATTGCTGCGGGCAGATGGTGGGCTGAAGACGGGCTGGGATGTTGTCATGGCGGCATTGATGGGGGCTGAAGAATATGGCTTCGGCTCAGTTTCAATGATTGCCGAAGGCTGCATCATGGCGCGGATTTGTCATACCAATAACTGTCCTGTGGGCGTTGCTACTCAGCAAGAGAAGCTCCGACAGCGGTTTACGGGCACACCTGCCCATGTGGTTAACTTCTTCTACTTTGTGGCAGAAGAGGTGCGATCGCTCTTGGCGAGACTGGGCTACCGATCGCTCCCCGAAATTATGGGTCGTGCTGACTTACTCAAGGTGCGCGAAGGCGTGACTTTGACCAAAACACAAGCGCTCAACTTGGATTGCCTGACTCAGTTACCCGATACCCGCACCGATCGAAGCTGGTTAGAGCATGAAGCAGCCCATAGTAATGGCGCAGTTTTGGATGATGAATTGTTGAGCGATCCAGAAATTTTGGCAGCGATTCAGAATCAAGGTGAGGTATCGAAAAAGTACGCAGTGGTCAATACCGATCGATCGGTCGGTACACGAGTTTCAGGGGCGATCGCCAAACAGTACGGCGACAATGGCTTTGAGGGCAGCTTGACCTTTAACTTCAAGGGCAGCATTGGTCAAAGCTTTGGCGCTTTCATCTTGTCTGGTATGACGCTTAACCTGGAAGGCGAAGCCAACGACTACGTGGGCAAAGGGATGTGTGGCGGCGTGATTGCCATCAAACCATTGGCTGAGGCGACCTACGATCCGGCTGCTAATGTTATTGCAGGTAACACCTGCCTCTATGGAGCGACAGGCGGCAGCCTCTTTGCTAATGGGCAAGTGGGAGAACGCTTTGCTGTTCGCAACTCCAAGGCACAAGCGGTTATTGAAGGCGCGGGTGACCACTGCTGCGAATATATGACGGGCGGGGTGATCGTGGTGCTGGGCAAGGCGGGGCGCAACGTCGGCGCAGGCATGACGGGCGGTTTAGCTTACTTCCTCGACGAAGATGGCAGTTTCCCTACCCAAGTCAACCCCGAAATCGTCAAGGTGCAGCGGGTCGTCAGTGACGCGGGAGCGCAACAGCTTAAAACGCTAGTACAAGCTCATGCTGACCATACGGACAGTCCTAAAGCGCAACTAATTCTGGCGAATTGGTCAGAGTATCTGCCTCGGTTCTGGCAAGTCGTGCCTCCATCAGAAGCAGACAGCCCAGAGGCGAAGGCAGAGGAACGGGTATTAACTTCGGCACAGTAA
- a CDS encoding phosphodiester glycosidase family protein, which translates to MISFKTRRRMRRLRREEAQPSNPLLKFLTRHFRTLLVACCLGGLLYFALKQPSIAETQAPPALRSPSWVPTLAQAAVPPIPLTRQGQQVVVNGQSLSIPWSERQGSIGIADAGLVQGWGVSLLNTQDAATQPIEWFSDVPGKPLVLPTWLTDQYRYLDISELAQKFGWQVQAKGTSLQISTPTAHVKGIRQGKQEWGDRIVIDLDQPAPWRVAETNGSAVITIDAPSASSLHKLRGMRGNRLRAFSVSGNTHKTVLSLELPEGIRPRVWALTQPNRLLVDIRPDSMQPQDILWAPGLRWLQQTIAVEAARFPVIALEIDLRQPGVSLKPILSHTSTVVGIAPLQSTAQRSKVAAAINAGFFNRNTRLPLGAIRQDDNWVSGPILNRGAIAWNSSGEATVGHLSLNETITTSSGQRFPVLYFNTGYVGAGVSRYTRGWGANYSTILEHEVLVTVKNGQVVKQQQATGAGKVSTPIPTDGYLLVVRADRDAALALGVGTAVQTETGTQPADFSQYTQVVGAGPLLVQNRQVVLNAASEQFATAFAQQAAARSVIGSTATGTLMLVAVHNRLDGAGPTLKETAQIMLQLGAVNALNLDGGSSTTLYLGGQLLDRIPSTAARVNNGIGVFIRPGVE; encoded by the coding sequence GTGATTAGTTTTAAAACTCGTCGTCGAATGCGTCGGTTACGCCGTGAAGAGGCACAACCTTCCAACCCTCTCCTTAAGTTCCTCACTAGGCACTTCAGAACTTTGCTCGTTGCGTGCTGCTTGGGCGGGCTGCTTTACTTCGCACTCAAGCAGCCTAGTATTGCCGAAACTCAAGCACCGCCAGCCCTCCGGAGTCCTTCTTGGGTGCCTACCCTGGCTCAAGCTGCGGTGCCGCCTATTCCCCTCACCCGGCAAGGGCAGCAGGTAGTGGTTAATGGTCAGTCCTTGAGCATTCCTTGGAGCGAGCGCCAGGGCAGCATTGGAATTGCGGATGCTGGGTTAGTGCAGGGCTGGGGCGTGAGCTTGTTGAACACTCAAGATGCTGCTACTCAGCCAATTGAATGGTTCTCTGACGTACCGGGTAAGCCGTTGGTTTTGCCGACCTGGTTGACTGACCAGTATCGCTATTTAGATATTTCAGAATTGGCACAAAAGTTTGGTTGGCAGGTGCAAGCGAAGGGGACTTCGCTACAAATTTCTACCCCCACAGCCCACGTCAAAGGAATTCGACAAGGCAAGCAAGAGTGGGGCGATCGCATTGTCATCGATCTTGATCAACCTGCTCCCTGGCGTGTAGCTGAAACCAATGGCTCTGCCGTTATTACAATTGATGCTCCTAGCGCATCTAGCCTTCATAAACTTCGGGGGATGCGCGGCAATCGCTTACGGGCTTTCAGTGTGAGCGGTAACACCCACAAAACTGTCCTTAGCTTAGAACTCCCCGAAGGCATCCGTCCTCGGGTGTGGGCATTGACCCAGCCCAATCGCTTGCTGGTGGATATCCGCCCTGATTCAATGCAACCGCAAGATATTCTTTGGGCACCGGGCTTGCGCTGGCTGCAACAAACGATCGCCGTTGAAGCAGCGCGTTTTCCAGTGATTGCCCTGGAAATTGATTTGCGTCAGCCCGGAGTCTCCCTTAAGCCAATTTTGAGTCATACTTCCACCGTTGTAGGGATTGCGCCATTGCAGTCTACGGCACAGCGTTCTAAAGTAGCGGCAGCAATTAACGCAGGCTTCTTTAATCGCAATACGCGGCTACCGCTAGGGGCAATTCGCCAAGACGACAACTGGGTATCAGGCCCAATCCTAAATCGGGGGGCGATCGCCTGGAACAGCAGCGGAGAAGCCACTGTTGGCCACCTCAGCCTTAATGAAACGATCACGACTTCGAGTGGACAACGCTTCCCGGTCTTGTATTTCAATACTGGCTATGTAGGCGCAGGCGTGTCTCGCTATACAAGAGGCTGGGGGGCGAACTACTCCACCATTTTGGAACACGAAGTTTTGGTCACCGTCAAAAATGGACAGGTTGTTAAACAGCAGCAAGCCACAGGAGCAGGCAAAGTTAGCACGCCCATTCCAACAGATGGCTATCTTTTAGTCGTCCGTGCCGACCGGGATGCCGCCCTTGCTTTAGGTGTTGGAACCGCAGTGCAGACCGAAACCGGAACTCAGCCTGCTGATTTTAGTCAATATACTCAAGTTGTTGGGGCAGGTCCTTTATTGGTGCAAAATCGCCAAGTTGTTCTCAATGCTGCATCAGAGCAGTTTGCCACCGCCTTTGCGCAGCAAGCAGCCGCTCGTAGCGTGATTGGCTCTACTGCCACGGGAACTCTAATGCTAGTAGCGGTTCATAATCGCCTAGACGGGGCAGGGCCCACCCTAAAAGAAACCGCTCAAATTATGTTGCAGCTTGGAGCAGTCAATGCACTCAATCTAGATGGGGGAAGTTCAACAACCCTTTATCTGGGAGGACAGTTGCTCGATCGCATTCCTAGCACCGCAGCTCGGGTTAACAATGGCATTGGGGTCTTTATTCGCCCCGGTGTTGAGTAG
- a CDS encoding tetratricopeptide repeat protein, giving the protein MDFPQARQRFYEEINQPDEQIDLATAALYLAQEEYPELDVKFYLTALEAMAAAVMARLPAERYPLRMIQTLNQYLYDELGFSGNTEDYYDPRNSYLNEVLDRRIGIPITLSLVYLALAQRINFPMVGVGMPGHFLVRPAVEEMLVFVDPFHRGETMFAEDCQERLSQIYGQPIDFRPEFLEPVGSRYFLTRMLTNLKAIYLSKNDLLRTLSVIDRILLLFPKALTELRDRGFIYYQLNHWTEARQDLTDYLDQMPTAPERAMILELLEKMS; this is encoded by the coding sequence ATGGATTTTCCCCAGGCGCGACAGAGATTTTATGAGGAGATTAATCAACCTGATGAGCAGATTGATCTGGCAACAGCGGCTTTATATTTAGCTCAGGAAGAATATCCTGAGCTAGATGTCAAATTTTATCTCACCGCCTTGGAAGCAATGGCAGCCGCAGTTATGGCGAGGTTGCCTGCTGAGCGCTACCCTCTGCGGATGATTCAAACGTTAAACCAATATCTGTATGATGAGCTAGGATTTTCTGGAAACACAGAGGATTATTACGATCCTCGCAACAGCTACCTGAACGAAGTGCTCGATCGTCGCATTGGTATACCCATCACGCTTTCACTGGTTTATTTGGCATTAGCACAACGGATTAATTTCCCCATGGTGGGAGTCGGAATGCCGGGACATTTTTTAGTCCGTCCTGCTGTTGAAGAAATGCTAGTGTTTGTCGATCCGTTCCATCGGGGCGAAACCATGTTTGCCGAAGATTGCCAAGAGCGCCTGAGCCAAATTTATGGTCAGCCTATCGATTTTCGTCCAGAGTTTTTAGAGCCTGTGGGTTCTCGCTATTTTTTAACCCGAATGTTAACGAACTTAAAGGCTATCTATCTTTCCAAAAATGATCTGCTCCGAACGCTCTCCGTCATCGATCGCATCCTCTTGCTATTCCCTAAAGCGTTGACCGAACTGCGCGATCGCGGCTTTATTTATTACCAACTCAACCATTGGACAGAAGCTCGTCAAGACCTAACCGATTACCTTGACCAAATGCCAACTGCTCCTGAGCGGGCGATGATTTTGGAACTGCTGGAGAAGATGAGCTGA
- a CDS encoding iron-sulfur cluster assembly accessory protein: MIHLSEAAIAEFKRTQSKHPGASFRLGVAAGGCIEFYYTMAWDEVDSSKDPQGVALTDQIINCQGIQVTIAPQHQPYLNGLTLDYTEDLMGGGFRFHNPNAVNCCECGNSFAVSSSSPAVPKSSPAQEQLAFGQGNRLGLDELLSNG, from the coding sequence ATGATTCACCTGAGTGAAGCCGCGATCGCCGAGTTTAAGCGCACTCAATCTAAACACCCTGGCGCCTCGTTTCGTCTGGGTGTGGCAGCAGGAGGATGCATTGAGTTTTACTACACAATGGCGTGGGATGAAGTGGACTCTTCGAAAGACCCGCAAGGGGTCGCCCTTACCGACCAGATCATCAACTGCCAAGGCATCCAGGTTACCATTGCGCCTCAGCATCAGCCCTACCTGAATGGATTAACCCTAGATTACACCGAGGACTTGATGGGTGGCGGCTTTCGCTTTCATAACCCCAATGCAGTCAATTGCTGCGAATGTGGCAACTCGTTTGCCGTCAGCTCATCTTCTCCAGCAGTTCCAAAATCATCGCCCGCTCAGGAGCAGTTGGCATTTGGTCAAGGTAATCGGTTAGGTCTTGACGAGCTTCTGTCCAATGGTTGA
- a CDS encoding phosphomannose isomerase type II C-terminal cupin domain, whose translation MTQSISLPTSIVPGGIAATELRPWGAFTILEEAQGYKIKRIEVKPGHRLSLQMHHHRSEHWIVVSGTAKVVCGSEEKLLYSNQSTYVPACTLHRLENPGVIPLVLIEVQNGEYLGEDDITRYQDDYARTEVT comes from the coding sequence ATGACTCAATCAATATCTCTACCCACTTCTATCGTTCCTGGAGGCATTGCAGCAACCGAACTGCGCCCTTGGGGAGCATTCACTATTTTAGAAGAAGCGCAAGGGTACAAAATTAAGCGAATTGAGGTAAAGCCCGGACATCGCCTAAGTTTACAAATGCACCATCACCGCAGCGAGCATTGGATTGTGGTATCGGGCACTGCCAAAGTGGTGTGTGGTAGCGAAGAAAAGCTGTTGTATAGCAACCAATCTACCTATGTACCCGCCTGTACTCTCCACCGTCTAGAAAACCCTGGCGTTATTCCCTTAGTGCTGATTGAAGTCCAGAACGGTGAGTATTTGGGTGAAGATGATATTACTCGTTATCAGGATGATTACGCTCGAACTGAGGTAACCTAA